The Pseudomonas sp. MH9.2 genomic interval CGAACATCCGATGACGCCGCGCCAGGTTGAAATGGTTCTGGCGGGCAGTCTGATCAATCTGGTTCGACAAAAAAGCCACAACCTGGAATACCCATGACCACATCCATCATTCAGAGCTTCGAGAAAATGCTGGCCGCCGGCAAGGACAGTACGTTGCTGCGTTTCTCCCTGGGCAACGAATACCTTAAGGCCGGTGACCCGGCCAGTGCCGCAAACCACCTGAAGCAGGCAGTGATACTGGATCCAACATACTCCGCCGCATGGAAGCTGCTGGCTCGCGCGCTAGTCGAATCGGGCCAGCCCGCCGAGGCCTTGCTCGCCTACCGCGAAGGCATCGCCGTGGCTGAAGCGAAGGGCGACAAACAAGCCGCGAAGGAAATGACCGTATACGCCCGCCGTATCGAAAACTCAGTTCACGATGATCGAAAATAGGAGCCATAAAAATGACTAATGAACTCGGATGGGAAGAACTCGCATCGCTGAACACCATTCATCAGGTCACCGAGGCGCTGGAGCAGTTCATGGTCGCAAGGGTCATCAGCAAGGCGTGCGGCGGCTTGCCAGCGCCGGGCTTCTTCGGCTGCGCAACGCGGCTCGGACGCTTCGCCGGTAATGCAGTGGGGCCGCAAGCCAGGGTGTTTCATGCAGTCGAGATCAACCCAGCGCTCGCCTTGTGGGCGCCGCCGAGCGACTCCCGAGTGAGAGGGTAAAGACGTATGACCTCTCATTCGAGACAGTCTGCGGAGCAAAGTCGACCTCTACTCGTGCCCGGCGGCACGCTTGCGGACACACGCGGCCGGCTGTTGCGCGACCTGCGGATTTCGGTTACAGATCGTTGCAATTTTCGCTGCACCTACTGCATGCCCAAGGCAGTGTTCGGCAAAGAATACAAATTCTTGCCTAAAACCGAGCTGTTGAGCTTCCAGGAAATCTCGCGCATGGCGCACCTGTTCGCTGCGCACGGCGTCGAGAAACTCCGCCTCACCGGCGGCGAACCCCTGCTGCGCAAAAACATCGAGGTTTTGATCGAGATGCTGGCCGCCATCAAGACGCATGACGGAAAACTATTGGATCTGACCCTCACCACCAACGCCTCGCTGCTATCCAAACAAGCCCGCGCGCTCAAGGCAGCAGGCCTGCAGCGCATCAGCGTCTCGCTCGATTCGCTCGATGAAGCGGTGTTTCGCGCTATGAATGACGTCGATTTTCCGGTGAGCGATGTATTGAAGGGCATAGACGCTGCGCACGCCGCAGGTTTTGCCTCCATCAAGATCAACATGGTGGTGAAGAAAGGTGTCAACGATCAGGATGTGGTTGCGATGGCGCGGCGTTTCAAGGGTAGCGGCCACATCGTGCGCTTCATCGAATTCATGGATGTGGGTGCCTCCAACGGCTGGCGCATGAACGATGTCGTGCCCTCGGCCGAGATTGTGCGCATGATCAGCGCCGAGATGCCGCTCATCGAAGCCGAACCCCACTACATCGGTGAAGTCGCCGAGCGCTGGGCCTATGCGGATGGCAGCGGCGAAATCGGCGTCATCTCCAGCGTGACGCAAGCCTTTTGTGCCACCTGCACCCGCGCCCGGCTCTCGACCGATGGCAAGCTGTACACCTGCCTGTTCGCGCAGTCCGGCCATGATTTGCGCGCGCTCATGCGTTCGGGCAAGAGCGACGAGCAGATTGCCGCTGCCATAGGCTTGATCTGGAATCAGCGCGAAGACAGGTATTCAGAAATTCGCACAGAAGAGACTGCGCGGACGAAGAAAATCGAGATGTCTTATATCGGCGGCTGAAAATTTAATGCGCACCAAACCTGAGTTCGCCCACGCCGCCCGATCCGATTCGGCGTTACGAGGGAGCGGATCTCTTATGACACAAGGTCGTACCGAACACGCAATGTGGCGGGGTCGGTGTATGAATGAAGGAATGCAATGAATGAATGAATGGATCACGGTAGCACGGACCGAAGAGGTCGGGCCAGGCGAGCGGCGGGTTATAGATGTGGATGACACGCAGATCATTGTATTTAACCTCGCCGGCCAGTATTACGCCATCGAAGACGTCTGCACCCATGATGGTGGACAGCTCACGGGCGGCACCGTCGAAGGCGACCAGATCGTTTGCCCGCGGCACGGTGCACGTTTTTGCATCCGCACCGGCGCGGCATTGTCTGCGCCAGCTTACGACCCGACCCGCACCTTCCCGGTACGCATCGAAAACAGCGAGATTCAGGTGCGCGACGATCGCTGGGATTGATAACTAAATTAGTGAGGGCACCAGTAACATGACCACCGAAACCATCACCTTTAGAAATATTGTATCTGTACTGCCGCATCCATCCGAGACCAATCATCTCCATAATCGGCCGGACCAGCAAAGAGGCTCGCAGAAGACCAAGCGGAACGAAGTCCTTCTAGGCGAAAGATTGCCAAAGCCAAGCTGGATCCGCGCCAAGGCCCCCTCATCGTCGGGCCGCTACAGCGACATCAAGGACATCGTACGCACCAACGCACTGGTGACCGTATGCTCAGAGGCATCCTGCCCCAATATTGGCGAATGTTGGAGCAAAGGCACCGCGACCTTCATGATTATGGGCGACAAATGCACGCGGCGCTGTCGGTTTTGCAACGTGAGCACTGGCCGCCCCGACTCACTCGACGCCAACGAACCGGAACGGCTCGCCAAGACCATTGCGTTAATGAAACTCAATTACGTGGTCATTACCTCGGTTGATCGCGATGATTTGCGCGACGGCGGCGCCAGCCATTTTGTCGAATGTATCCGTCAGATCCGCGCGCAGTCACCCAACACGCGCATCGAAATCCTGACGCCCGACTTCGGTGGTCGGCTCGACCTGGCGCTGGAAATCCTCAGCAGCGCTCCGCCCGACGTCTTGAACCACAACATCGAAACCGTGCCGCGCCTATACAAGGAAGCGCGTCCCGGCGCCGATTTTCAAAATTCACTCAACCTGTTGCAACATTTCAAGGATAGGCATGCAGGCATACCGACCAAGTCCGGAATCATGGTTGGGCTGGGCGAGACGGATGCCGAACTCTTGCAAGTGATGCGCGACCTGCGCGCGCACGGCGTCACTATGTTGACCATTGGCCAATACCTGCGGCCGTCCGGCGGCCACCTGCCGGTGCGCCGCTACGTGGCCCCGGACACTTTTAAGATGTATGAGCAAGAAGCTTACAATATGGGATTTGTGAACGCTGCGTGCGGCCCGATGGTGCGCAGTTCATACCATGCCGATGAGCAGGCAGCCAGAGCAGGAGTAGTCTGATGATCGATACAAGCTCAGCATTAGCGGTTTAATTTTAATATTTACTTGGAGCAACAAATGAATGCAATTGTTGAAATGCCAGCACCGGTCATTTTTAGTGATAATGCAGCAACGAAAGTCGCCCAATTAATTGAGGAAGAAGGAAATGCGGACTTGAAGCTGCGCGTATTTGTGCAAGGAGGTGGTTGCTCAGGGTTTCAGTACGGATTCTCTTTTGACGAAGTAGTCAATGAAGATGATACGACGATGGTTAAAAATGGCGTTCAATTACTCATCGATTCTATGAGTTACCAGTACCTGGTCGGCGCAGAAATCGACTACAAGAATGACCTGGAAGGGGCACAATTCGTCATCAAAAATCCGGGCGCGACGTCAACTTGCGGCTGCGGATCTTCTTTTTCAGTCTGATTTTAAAAGTGACGACGCACTACAACCGAATCGGGGGTGCTGAAAAGGTACGCGCGCTGGTCACGCGCTTCAACCAGATCATGGACGAACTGCCGGAGTCCTATGGCATTCGTCATCTGCACCCTGAAAACTTGCAAGGCTCACAGGAAAAACTGTTCAAATATCTGTGTGGCTGGATGGGCGAACCAGCGCTTTATGTGCAGGAATATGGCGATCCCATGCTGCGCCGGCGCCACCTGCCTTTTTCCATCAGTGAGTCCGAACGCGACCAATGGCTACTTTGCATGGACAGCGCACTCCATGAGGAGGTGGAAAACACCATTCTGTGCCAAGAGTTATCGGAGGGGTTTGGGGAGCAACGGAACCGTGCGACCTGAGGTCGTCTGAATTTCTGTTTTACTGGAGAGTTTTCTCCTGATAAAACCGGTTGTTCCATCAACCGTTTCCTACCTGGACATGCGGGGCCGGTAACAGCTCGGTGTGAAGCTCTGGGGACAATGTACCCGCCGATTTTCGGTACGCCTACCCGCGAGGGGAAGCGGAATCTACCAGCACAAAGGCGGTGAGGGGCTAGGAACGAGCGGCTACGACCAACATATGTGAACCTCTGTTAAACGTCGTCATGCTCAACAAGCCAAATGTGCTGACAGGCTTGAACCAAAACGGTACGCGGCCAGGTATGAACCCCTTGATTCCTGGGTCATCATGGACAGCAGGCCGCCGGCGAATAGGAGGGGGCCGCCCCGCTCAGAAATTCAGACGGAACAGGGTAAGCCCGTAGTGCCGCCGGAAACGGCAGGTGGACCGCAAGGAACGCTGTGGGTGCTGCGGGTAGAGGAATACGGAAAAAGCGAAGGCCTGCCTGTAATGGGCGGGATACGGGCTGAAATATTGCTCGACGCGAAAGTGGGCAGACTTCCGTAGGGTCATTCATGGCGAGAGAACTTGATTAATCGTAACTCGAAGGAAAGCAGATGACGGCTATTGGTAGCACTGTGAAAGCAGCGGCGATCGGTACTGGTGCGCCTTCGCACGCTGAAAGGATGTGGCTTCAGGCAAACTGGGGCCTCATCAAAGAAGACGTGAAACGACTCCAAGGGCGTATCGCTAAGGCAACAATGGAAGGCCGGTGGGGCAAGGTGAAAGCCTTGCAACACCTGTTGACCCACTCGCACAGCGGCAAGATGTTAGCCGTCAAACGAGTGACAGAAAATCGTGGCAAGAGAACGCCGGGTGTCGATGGCAAAATCTGGGCGACCCCGGCGGCCAAGTGGAACGGGATGGAGTCAATGCGACATCGCAGCTACCGGGCGTTGCCGCTTCGACGTATTTACATCCCCAAGAGCAATGGCCAGAAGCGTCCGCTGGGAATTCCCCGCATGCTCTGCAGATCGATGCAGGCACTGTGGAAGCTGGCTCTGGAACCTGTTTCAGAAAGCTTAGCGGATCCAAACTCTTATGGGTTTCGACCCAGCCGTTCGACCGCCGACGCCATCGAATATTGTTTCATCACGCTGGCCAAACGTAAGTCGCCAGTGTGGGTACTTGAGGGTGATATCCGTGGCTGCTTCGATAACTTTAGCCACGAATGGATGCTCAAGAATATACCGATGGATAAGACGATCCTGCGGCGATGGCTTCAGGCTGGGTTTATCGATGAAGGAA includes:
- a CDS encoding tetratricopeptide repeat protein, translated to MTTSIIQSFEKMLAAGKDSTLLRFSLGNEYLKAGDPASAANHLKQAVILDPTYSAAWKLLARALVESGQPAEALLAYREGIAVAEAKGDKQAAKEMTVYARRIENSVHDDRK
- the moaA gene encoding GTP 3',8-cyclase MoaA, which translates into the protein MPGGTLADTRGRLLRDLRISVTDRCNFRCTYCMPKAVFGKEYKFLPKTELLSFQEISRMAHLFAAHGVEKLRLTGGEPLLRKNIEVLIEMLAAIKTHDGKLLDLTLTTNASLLSKQARALKAAGLQRISVSLDSLDEAVFRAMNDVDFPVSDVLKGIDAAHAAGFASIKINMVVKKGVNDQDVVAMARRFKGSGHIVRFIEFMDVGASNGWRMNDVVPSAEIVRMISAEMPLIEAEPHYIGEVAERWAYADGSGEIGVISSVTQAFCATCTRARLSTDGKLYTCLFAQSGHDLRALMRSGKSDEQIAAAIGLIWNQREDRYSEIRTEETARTKKIEMSYIGG
- a CDS encoding non-heme iron oxygenase ferredoxin subunit, which codes for MNEWITVARTEEVGPGERRVIDVDDTQIIVFNLAGQYYAIEDVCTHDGGQLTGGTVEGDQIVCPRHGARFCIRTGAALSAPAYDPTRTFPVRIENSEIQVRDDRWD
- the lipA gene encoding lipoyl synthase, giving the protein MTTETITFRNIVSVLPHPSETNHLHNRPDQQRGSQKTKRNEVLLGERLPKPSWIRAKAPSSSGRYSDIKDIVRTNALVTVCSEASCPNIGECWSKGTATFMIMGDKCTRRCRFCNVSTGRPDSLDANEPERLAKTIALMKLNYVVITSVDRDDLRDGGASHFVECIRQIRAQSPNTRIEILTPDFGGRLDLALEILSSAPPDVLNHNIETVPRLYKEARPGADFQNSLNLLQHFKDRHAGIPTKSGIMVGLGETDAELLQVMRDLRAHGVTMLTIGQYLRPSGGHLPVRRYVAPDTFKMYEQEAYNMGFVNAACGPMVRSSYHADEQAARAGVV
- the erpA gene encoding iron-sulfur cluster insertion protein ErpA, coding for MNAIVEMPAPVIFSDNAATKVAQLIEEEGNADLKLRVFVQGGGCSGFQYGFSFDEVVNEDDTTMVKNGVQLLIDSMSYQYLVGAEIDYKNDLEGAQFVIKNPGATSTCGCGSSFSV
- a CDS encoding group II truncated hemoglobin codes for the protein MRLRIFFFSLILKVTTHYNRIGGAEKVRALVTRFNQIMDELPESYGIRHLHPENLQGSQEKLFKYLCGWMGEPALYVQEYGDPMLRRRHLPFSISESERDQWLLCMDSALHEEVENTILCQELSEGFGEQRNRAT
- a CDS encoding reverse transcriptase N-terminal domain-containing protein, whose amino-acid sequence is MTAIGSTVKAAAIGTGAPSHAERMWLQANWGLIKEDVKRLQGRIAKATMEGRWGKVKALQHLLTHSHSGKMLAVKRVTENRGKRTPGVDGKIWATPAAKWNGMESMRHRSYRALPLRRIYIPKSNGQKRPLGIPRMLCRSMQALWKLALEPVSESLADPNSYGFRPSRSTADAIEYCFITLAKRKSPVWVLEGDIRGCFDNFSHEWMLKNIPMDKTILRRWLQAGFIDEGTLFATQAGTPQGGIISPVIANMALDGLEAAVHASVGPTKRAREKSKINVVRYAGMRTKTWTGYAAKPRLSRYSMGLSAPREIFIRFSLYRRMYESKA